From Piscinibacter gummiphilus:
CCAAGTACTCGATCAACCACGCCAAAGAGAAGCACTGAGAAAAGAACCCTCTGACCGCATGGGCCAGAGGGTTGGCAAAGGGCAAGGGCCCTACTGAGGAGACAGAAGGCAGGCGATGAGCACCTGCAGTCTCTCAGTCTGCAAGCGCCATGCCTGCTTTGCGCGTCATGCCGCTTCGGCGAGATCCACGCACACCACGCCCGGGTAGCGGTTCCAGCGGAACGTGATCACATAGGGATGCTGCCGCGTGCGCGTGCCGCCAGATGGTTTGCCGTGCACCACCTTGGGCACTGAAATCTCCAGATCCTTGCCCAACGTGCGTCGGGCATTGCCGGCCAGGGTGTTGGCGATCTCGCCCACCGCATCCAGCAGGCTGCTCTGCGACAGGTCGGTTTCCTTCTGGATCAGCAGCAACTCTTTCAGTGCCGCCGCCGGCAGCGACACCACCACCTGCCCGCGGTAGCGCCCCGAGAAGCTCACGATGCCGTTGAAGTCGTGCCCAGGCATCGCATCGACGCCCAGGTAGGCCGAGGTGATCTCGGGCTCGATGCGGCTCGTGACATCGAAATAGCGCCGCACCGAGTCGACGAAGAGCCGCAGGTCGGATTCTTTCAACGCGCTCATAGGTGATGCTCGAAAAGCCCCTTGAGGGCGAGTTGCAGGCCGTCGTCGGTGAAGGGCTTGGGCAGGAAGCCGTGTGCGCCCAGCCGCAGCGCGCGGATGGCGGTCGACTTGTCGTCGAGCGCGCTGATCACGAGGATGCGCGTGCGCGGGTGCATGGCGAGCAGCACCGGAATGCACTCCAGCCCGTCCATCTCGGGCATGGTGAGGTCCATCGTCACGACGTCGGGCGCGGCGGTGCGGGCCGCGCGCAGCGCTTCTTCGCCGTTGCGCGCCAGACCCAGCAGCGTCACCTCGCCAAGCGTGCCGCTCTGCACGACACGCGCGATGCGCGAGCGCACCATGTTCGAGTCATCGACCACCAGCAGCTTCATGCTGCTCACGTCGCCAGCCTCACACGGAAGGTCGTGCCTTCCTGGGCCCGACTCGACACGAGCAGCCGCGCTCCGAGGCGACGCACCTCATGGGCCACGATGTCCAGCCCCACACCGCGACCCGCATGTTCGCCGGTGACTTCGGCCGTGCTGAAGCCCGGCTTGAACACCTGCGCCACGATCTGAGACACGCTCATCTCGGCAAGCTGCGCCTCGTTGAACCAGCCGAGCGAGAGCAGGCGCTGCCGCACGCGCTCGGGGTTGAGGCCGCCGCCATCGTCGCGCACCAAGAGGTGCACCTGGTCGGTCTCGTCGCGGGCCACTTCGACGTCGATGCGAGCCCGCACCGGCTTGCCGCGTGCCTCGCGGGTGGCGGCGTCTTCCACGCCGTGCACGACGGCGTTGCGCACCAGCTGCACCGCGATCTGCGTCAGGGCATCGCGCACGCGGGTCGGCAGATCGGTGATGGCGTCGAGCTTCGCGTGCAGTCGCGCGGGCTTGTCGGTGTCTTCACCGATGCGCTCGACGAGCGCGCTGAGCTGGGCGCCGAGGCCGTCGACACCCGGTTGTGGCGCCACCTGCGGCAGGCGGTGCCGATCGCGCAGCACCGAGCGCTTGAGCGCCTGAAGGCGGGTCAGCAGCTCTTCGAGCGGCAGAGGCAGCGCGAGCAGTGCTTCGCCGCTCATCGAGGCCGCTTCGCGCAGCGGCTGCAGATGAGATTCGAATTCGTGCGCGGTGCTCGCCAAGAGCTCCAGCGAGAGCATCGCGGCTTCGCCCTTCACGGCGTGGACGTGGCGGTAGATGCGGTCGACGGTGCGGCGCAACTGCTTGGCATCGGAGCCGGCATCCACCTGGCGCAGCAGGTCGTTGACCTCGAGCAGGCTCCCCTCGGTGCGCTCGACGAAGGCGGCGAGTGCGGCCGGGTCGGCCTCGAAGGCCTGCACCAGCAGGTCGAACTCGCGCTGGGCGCGCTTCTGTTCGCCCTCGAGCTTGCGTTCGAGTTCGATGCGCGGCGTCACGTCTTGCACGGTCACGAGCAGGTGCTTGACGCTCTTGTCCTCCACCACCCGGCTGAACTGCATCGACAGGAAGCGCTGCCGTTTCTGGCCAAGGGTGTCGGTCTGCGTCAGCTCCACTTCGGTGAGCGGGTTGATGCTCTGCACCAGGTCTTCCTTCACGTGCGGCGTGAAGAGCAGCTCGATGTAGCCGCGGGCGTCTTCCAGCGTCTTGGCCGACACGAGCGGTGAGAGCAGCAGGATGAAGTTGTCGCCGGCCTGGGCCGGTCGACCGAACATGCCGCTCACCGAGTTCGAGATCTGCGTGCCGAGCGTCATCTCGGGTGTCAGCAGGAACAGGCCCTCGCGCACGACGGAAAGGATCTCCTGCGTCTCGCCGCTGGCCTGCTCGACGGCCGCGTCGGACTGGCGCAGGCGTCGGATGAACTTGAAGAGGATGAACAGGAAGTTGAGCAGCGCGAGCACGATGCCGCCTGTCTGCACCATGCGCAGCACCGAGGCGCGCTGCGAGGCGGCGCTTTCCAGGTCGGTGGTGAGCTCGTTCATCATGCCGAGCAGCGCGAGGTTGTTGGCACGGGCGTAGTCGGCGGCGGCCTTCACGTAGGCCGCGTGCGACGCGCTGCCCGACTCGCGCAGCAGGTCCATCTGGCGGCGCCACGGCTCCCAGAGGGCGAGCGCGCGGTTCAAGATGTCGGCGCTTTTCGGCCCCGAGGCTGCGGGCAGGAACACCTGACGGCCGTCGCCGCCGGTCACCTGTGCACCGTTGCGAAAGCCCTGCAGGGTGTTGTCGAAAAGGCGGCTCGCGTTGTGCAGCTCGTCGAGCAGGCTTTGCGGGATCGGCCCGCTGGCCGACGCCAGCTCGCTCGCATACAGCGCCTTCGACATGCGCTGCGACAGCATGCGCTGCCGGCCGGCGAGGTTGATGGAGACGGCATCTTCGGCGATCTGGAACGACACGTAGAAGTTCAAGACCAGCACGGCCAGGTCGAAGAGCAGGAAGAACGCGACCGCGATGATGATCTCGCGGTACTTGCCCAGGTTGAGCTGCACCTTGCGGCCGGCGCGCCGCAGCAGCGGTGGGGCGGATGGAAGGGCAGGGGAGATCGCAAGACCGGGCGCGCCGGGTGATGACATGGGTCCTCCTCAATCACGCGTCATGCGTGTGACTGTTATTCGCAAGCAAGCCGCAGGCCTTCCCGCCCGCGGCGCTTGCCCCAACGACTCGCGGCTCAGGCGGCCGCTTTTTCCACGTGACCGTGGCGTGTGTACAGGAAGTCGAGAACTTCCTTGCGGTAGTGGACGTAGCGCGTGTCTTCAGCGAGGTCCACGCGGTTGCGCGGGCGCGGCAGGTCGATCGCCAGGATCTCGCCGATGGTTGCGGCCGGGCCGTTGGTCATCATCACGATGCGGTCGGAGAGCAGCACAGCCTCGTCCACATCGTGCGTCACCATCACCACAGTGCTCTTGGTGCGGGCCACGATCTTCAGCAGCTCGTCCTGCAGGTGAGCGCGGGTGAGGGCGTCGAGCGCACCGAAGGGCTCGTCCATCAGCAGCACCTTGGGCTCCATGGCGAGCGCACGGGCGATGCCCACGCGCTGCTTCATGCCGCCCGAGATTTCATGCGGGCGCTTGCTGGCCGCATGGCCCATGTTGACAAGCTCGAGCGCTGCATTGGTGCGCTGCTTCAGTTGGGCTTTGCTCTCCTTGCCGCCGAAGACACGCTCTACCGCGAGGTGCACGTTTTCGAAGCAGGTGAGCCAGGGCAGCAGCGAGTGGTTCTGGAACACCACCGCACGCTCGGGGCCGGGGGATGCGATCTCGCGGTTGTCGCACAGCAGCGCGCCGCTCGTGGGCAGCGTGAGGCCGGCGATCAAATTGAGCAGCGTCGACTTGCCGCAGCCCGAGTGGCCAATCAGCGTGACGAATTCGCCCTGGGCCACGTCGAGGTTGATGTCGCGCAGCGCATGGAAGCGGCCCTTCTTGGTGTTGAACACCATCTCGGCCTGTTGCACTTGAATGAAGTTCTTCATGGTGTGAGCCTCCGGTCGATCAGGTTTCGGCGTAGGTGAACTTCTTGGCGACGGTGACGAGCAGCCACTCGAGCAGCAGGCCCACGATGCCGATCACGAAGATGGCGATGAGGATGTGCGTGACGTTGAGGTTGTTCCACTCGTCCCACACCCAGAAGCCGATGCCCACGCCGCCGGTCAGCATCTCGGCCGCGACGATCACGAGCCAGGCGGTGCCCACCGAGAGGCGCACGCCGGTGAGCATGTAGGGCAGCACGGCGGGGAAGAGGATCTGCGTGATCACCTTCCACTCGGAGAGGTTCAACACGCGCGCCACGTTGAGGTAGTCGCTCGGCACACGCTGCACACCCACCGCGGTGTTGATGATCATCGGCCAGATGGAGCAGATGAAGATCGTCCAGATCGCGGCCGGGTTCGCAGCCTTGAAGACCAGAAGGCCGATGGGCAGCCAGGCGAGCGGCGACACCGGGCGCAGCAGGCTGATGAGCGGCGACACCATGTTCGACAGGAAGGCGAAGCGCCCGATCATGAAGCCCATCGGGATGCCAACGAGTGCTGCGAGGCCGAAGCCCACCGCTACCCGCTGCAGCGAGAAGAGGATGTTCCAGCCGATGCCCTGGTCGTTGGGCCCCTTGCTGTAGAACGGGTCCGAGAAGACCTTGATGGCTTCGTCGAAGGTCGCGCCGGGCGTCGGGAAGTTGCCGCCCTTCATCGTCAGCAGGTGCCAGATGCCCACCAGCAATGCGATGCCGATGATGGGTGGCAGCACCTTGAGCCAGAGGGCCGACCAGTCGAACGGCATGGTGGCCGGCTTCGGTGACGGAGCGGCCACGGCCGCGGCCGGCTTGGTGGCATTGGCGGCTGCGCGGGCCGCACGCTCTTGCTTGGAGGCGTCGAGCGGAGAGTGGAAGACTGCACTGACCATGGCTTACTCCTGCTGTGATCGGGTGGGAAATCAGGCCTTGATGGCAAAACCGTCGGCGTACTTCTTCGGGTCCTTGCCGTCCCAGACCACGCCATCGATCAGCTTGCTCGTGCGCATCACGTCCTTGGGCACGCTGATCTTCATCGCCGAAGCCACCGACTTGTAGAGATCGATCTGGTTGATCTGCTTGGCGACGTTGAGGTAGTCGGGGTGTTCCTTGATCAGGCCCCAGCGCTTGTGTTGCGTGAGGAACCACATGCCATCGCTGAGGTACGGGAAGTTCACCGCACCGTCGTTGAAGAATTTCATGTGGTTGGGGTCGTCCCAGGTCTTGCCCAGGCCGTTCTGGTAGCGACCGAGGATGCGTTGGTTGATCGCGTCGACGCCGGTGTTGACGTAGCTCTTGTCGGCCACCGTCTCGGCCATCTTCATCTTGTTCTGCAGGCCGGCGTCGATCCAGCGGCCGGCTTCCAGGATCGCCATCATCACGGCGCGTGTGGTGTTGGGGTACTTCTTGACGAAGTCACCCGTGGTGCCGAGCACCTTCTCGGGGTGGTCCTTCCAGATATCTTGCGTGGTGACGGCGGTGATGCCGATGCCGTCCATGATGGCGCGGTGGCCCCAGGGCTCTCCCACGCAGAAGCCGTCCATGTTGCCCACGCGCATGTTGGCCACCATCTGCGGGGGCGGCACGGTGATGGCCTTGGCGTCCTTGAAGGGGTTGATGCCGGCGCTGGCGAGCCAGTAGTAGATCCACATCGCGTGGGTGCCGGTCGGGAAGGTCTGCGCGAAGGTGTATTCGCGCTTCTCGGCCGCCATCACCTTCGCGAGGCTCGGGCCGTCGACGGCGCCCTTGTCGGCGAGTTTTTTCGACAGCGTGATCGCCTGGCCGTTGTTGTTGAGGGTCATCAGCACGGCCATGTCTTTCTTGGGGCCGGCAATGCCGAGGTGCACGCCGTAGATCAGGCCGTAGAGCACGTGCGCCATGTCGAGCTCGCCGTTGACGAGCTTGTCGCGCACACCGGCCCACGAGGCTTCCTTCGTCGGGATGATCTTCACGCCGTACTTCTTGTCGAAGCCCAGCACTGAGGCCATCACGACGGAGGCGCAGTCGGTCAGCGGGATGAAGCCGATGCGGACTTCTTCTTTCTCGGGCTTGTCGGATCCTGCGGCGTAGACGGCGGTGTTGAGGCCGGGGACGAGGCCGGCGGCGCTTGTGGCAGCGGCGGCTTTGATGACGGTTCGGCGGCTCATGTGTGCCTTTCGATCAATGGTCATGGCGTGGTCTCGGTACGTGGATGAATGACGAAAGCGAAAAACAAAAAGGCGTCCGCACTTGCTGGGGGTTAGCCCAACGCGTGGGGACGCCGTCGTCCTGTCAGCAAGGCACCGTCATTGGTGCGTTGTCGATGTCTTCAGAAGATCGCCGTTGACCTTCTGCCCTTCAATTCGCAAGGCCCGTGCCAGGGCCGTTCATGAGGTTTGTGGTGTTGCATTGCACCAAGGCGGTGTGCAAATGCCGGCGCCGCACCTCAGCCGAGCAGGTCGCTCACATCAATGAGGCGCTGCGCCACATCAGCCAGCTTCAGGCGCTTCTCCATTGCGGTGCGTCGCAACCTCGCATACGCCTCTTCTTCGCTCAGGCCGTGGTGGCGGATGAGCAGTGCCTTGGCGCGGTCGATCAGTTTGCGGTCCGACAACTCGGTGCGTGCGTCGGCCAGCTCGCGGCGAAGCCCTTCTTCGTGCTGGAAGCGCGCCATGGCCACGTCGAGCACGGGCTTCACGCGTTCGGGCGCGAGGCCTGCCACCACATAGGCGGTCACGCCGGCCGCGATGGCCGCGCCCACGTGGGTCGTGTCGTCGTCGTTGGTGAAGAGCACGATGGGGCGGCGCTCCTCGCGCGTCGCCATCACCACGTGCTCCAGCGTATCGCGCGCCTGGCTCTCGGCGTCGACGATGATCATGTCGGGCGCGATCTGAGCGAGGCGGTCGGGCAGGAACACGTCGGCCGGCAGCACGGCCACGATGTTGTAGCCGTGCTCCAGCAGGCCGATGCGCAGCGCGCGCGAACGTTCCGCCTCGGTGCCGGCGTCAGGGTCGGACGCATCGGGCGCGAGGTCTGGCGCCACGATGACGATGCGCAAGGTGGTCGACGGAATGGCAGGGCGCAGGGGCGCTTTCATGGTGCATGAGTGAGCAACATCCACGCCAGAAAGCAAAAAGCCCGCGGGAGGCGGGCTTCGTGAAGGAGTTGGCAGAACTCAGCGGTTGTCGGCCGAGGCGTTGAGCGCCTTGCGGATCCAGCCGCCCAGCGGGCGCAACGAGCCGAAGACGGAGTCGTTGGCGAAGAGTTCGCGGTCGATGAGCAGGTCGCGGGCCTCGAGCATGTCGAGGAACTCGCGCACCTCCTGGCGCTTGAGGCCACTGGCCGACACGAGCTGGGCGTGCGTCATGTAGCGGTGCGACAGGTCGGTCAGCATGCGCCGGTAGGCCATGCGGTGATACGGCGCGGGCAACTCGGCCCAGGCCAGGAGACGGTATTCCTTCATGTGGATCCCCCAACGACTCTCATATTTGTGCCCCGGCGCACGCAGGTTTCGGGCCGGGACGCGCAGGGTAGAGCGCCAATGCGGTGCACGGGAAGCGGGTCGTGGGCCCATCCTGCGGTATTCGCGGGAAAACACCGATGCGAAGCTGTAGGGATCCACAGGCATTCAAGGGCGAAGTGTTGCGCTCGGTACACTCTTCCGAATGAACGTACTGGGAGTCGAGTCGTCGTGCGACGAAACAGGTGTGGCCTTGGTCGATGCCGATACGAGCGGCGTGCCGAAGCTCCTGGCCCAGGCCCTGCACAGCCAGATCGACATGCACCAGGCCTATGGCGGCGTGGTGCCCGAGCTCGCCTCGCGTGACCACATCCGACGTGTGCTGCCGCTGACGGGGCATGTGCTGTCCGAGTCGGGCCGCAGCCTCGAAGACATCGACGTGGTGGCGTACACCCGTGGCCCTGGGTTGGCCGGCGCGCTGCTGGTGGGCGCGGGTGTGGCTTGTGCGCTGGCGGCAGCGCTCGGCAAGCCGGTGGTGGGCGTGCATCACCTGGAGGGGCATCTGCTGTCGCCGTTCCTGGCGGCCGATCCGCCGGAGTTTCCGTTCGTGGCCTTGCTGGTGTCGGGTGGGCACACGCAGCTGATGCGCGTCGATGACGTCGGCAGCTACGAGTTGCTGGGCGAGACCATCGACGACGCGGCGGGCGAGGCCTTCGACAAGTCGGCCAAGATGCTCGGCCTCGGGTACCCGGGGGGGCCGGCGCTCGCACGGCTGGCCGAGTTCGGCAGCGGCGACGCCTTCGAACTGCCGCGCCCGCTGCTGCACAGCGGCAACCTCGATTTCTCGTTCGCCGGGCTGAAGACGGCGGTGCGCACCCAGGTGCTCAAGTTCGGCACCAACGTCTGCGAGCAGGACAAGGCACATCTGGCGGCCTCGACCCAGCAGGCGATCGTCGACGTGCTGGTGAAGAAATCGCTGGCGGCGCTCAAGCAGACGGGGCTCAAGCGCCTGGTGGTCGCGGGCGGGGTGGGGGCCAACGCGCGCTTGCGCGAGCAACTCAACGCCGCCTGCGCGAAGCGGGGCGTGAAGGTGCACTACCCGGAACTCGCGCTGTGCACCGACAACGGCGCCATGATCGCGCTCGCGGCGGCGATGCGGCTCCAGCGGGGCTTGGCGCAGCCGCGGCAGGAGTACGGGTTCGATGTGCAGCCGCGCTGGGATCTGTCGACCGTATGAGAAAGGCGATTGCGGGCCTGCCGGCCTCCAGGATCCGCGAAGTGGCCAACGCTGGCCTCGGCCGCAGCGACGTGCTGGCCTTCTGGTTCGGCGAGAGCGACGAGGTCACGCCCAGCCTGGCGCGCGACGCGGCCATCGCGTCCTTGCAGGCGGGTGAGACCTTCTATTCGCACAACCTCGGCCTTCCGGCGCTGCGCGAGGCGCTGAGCGCCTATACGAGCGAGCTGCACCGGCCGGTGGAAGTGGAGCGGATCGCGGTCACCTCGTCCGGCGTGAGCGCGCTGATGATCGCAGGCCAGCTGATCCTGGAGCCGGGCGACGACGTCGTGGCCGTGGTCCCGGTGTGGCCCAACGTGACGGCGCAGCCGGTGATCCTCGGCGCACGGGTGACGCGCATGTCGCTCGCCCCGCGCGACGGCGCCTGGGTGCTCGATCTGCAAGCGCTGCTCGACGCCATCACGCCGCACACGCGGGCCGTGATCCTGAATGCGCCCAACAACCCCACCGGCTGGACGCTCACACACGACGAGCAGCGTGCCATCCTCGACCGATGCCGCCAGACGGGCACCTGGATCCTGGCCGACGAGGTCTATGAGCGCCTCTATTTCGAGCCCGGAAGCCGGACAGCTCCAAGCTTCCTCGACATCGCAGACCCGACCGACCGCTTGATCGTCGCGCACAGCTTCTCGAAGAGCTTCCTCATGACCGGCTGGCGCCTGGGCTGGCTGGTGTTGCCCGAGGGACTGTCGGGCGAGGTGGCCAAGCTGATCGAGTTCAACACCTCCTGCGCCCCGGTGTTCGTGCAAAAGGGCGGCCTCGCGGCCTTGTCGGAGGCGGGTGAGTCGGTGCCCGGGCTCGTCGCCCGGCTTCAGGCCTGCCGCGACACGCTGGTCCCGCGCCTGGCCGCGCTCCCCGGGGTCACCGTTGCCCTGCCGCGAGGCGGGATGTACGCCTTCTTCCGGGTCGACGGGGAAGACGACTCGCTGGCTTTCGCAAAACGGCTGGTGGAACGCCACGGGCTCGGGCTCGCACCCGGTTCGGCCTTCGGCGACGAGGCCGAAGGGTGGCTGCGCTGGTGCTTCGCCGCCCGCGACCCCACGCGGCTCGTGCAGGGCGTGGGCCGGCTGGCCGACGCCCTTCGGCTATAATCGACGGGCTTTGTGCCGCCGGTCTGCCGGTGGCCCATCGCATTAGCACGGCGCGGGAAGGTTTCTCCCGCTACCGCAAGTCGCAACACCGGAAACCGCAGCGTCATCATTTGCAGGCGCCGGCGACCGGATTTTTCTGGAAACTGACATGTCTGTCGCTGATCTGAACAAGGCCGAAATCGTCAAGGCCAACGCCCGCGGTGCCGCCGATACCGGCTCCCCCGAAGTCCAAGTCGCACTGCTGACTGCTCGCATCAACGAGCTGACCCCCCACTTCAAGACCCATCTGAAGGACCACCACGGCCGCCGTGGCCTCCTGAAGATGGTCAACACCCGCAAGAGCCTCTTGGCTTACCTCAAGAACAAGGACGCAGAGCGCTACACCGCTCTGATCCAGAAGCTGGGTCTGCGCAAGTAAACCGAAGCGAAAAGTGAAGAGCCTGTCTGGACCTGCCAGCACAGGCTCTTTGCATTTGGAGACCGACAGCCACTGATGACGATGTGTCATTCCACCGGCGCTTCAACCGAAGCAGAGCCCCGCTGGAATGGCATCGCGCCAGGTTGTTGTGCTCCGGGCAGAAGGCGCCGCCCGTGAAGGCGCTGACAAGCAATAGGAGAGACGCATGAGCATGTTCAACAAAGTCACCAAGACCTTCCAATGGGGCCAGCACACCGTGAAGCTGGAAACGGGCGAGATTGCCCGCCAGGCTTCCGGCGCGGTGCTGGTCGATGTCGAAGACACCGTGGTGCTCGCCACCGTCGTGGGCGCCAAGAACGCCAAGCCCGGTCAAGACTTCTTCCCCCTGACCGTCGACTACCTCGAAAAGACCTATGCCGCTGGCAAGATTCCCGGCAGCTTCTTCAAGCGTGAAGGCCGCCCGAGCGAACTCGAGACGCTGACCTCGCGCCTGATCGACCGCCCGCTGCGCCCGCTGTTCCCGGATGGTTTCTACAACGAAGTGCAGGTCGTGATCCACGTCCTGTCGCTGAACCCCGAAGTCTCGGCCGACATCCCGTCGCTGATCGGTGCGAGCGCTGCGCTGGCCATCTCGGGCATTCCGTTCAACGGTCCCATCGGCGCTGCGCGCGTGGGCTACATCAACGGCCAGTACGTGCTGAACCCCGGCAAGACCCAGCTGCTTGACTCGCAGATGGACCTGGTGGTCGCTGGCACGCAAGCCGCCGTTCTGATGGTGGAAAGCGAAGCGCAGCAGCTGAGCGAAGAAGTGATGCTTGGCGGCGTGGTCTTCGGCCACGAGCAAGGCAACATCGCCATCGCCGCGATCAACGAGCTGGTGCGTGACGCCGGCAAGCCGGCCTGGGACTGGCAGCCGCCCGCGAAGGACGAAACCTTCATGGGAAAGGTGACCGCGCTGGCCGAAGAGAAGCTTCGCGCCGCCTACCAGATCCGCTCCAAGCAGGCCCGCACGCAAGCGACCCGCCAGGCCACCGCCGACGTCTTCGCCGCGCTGGACGCTGAAGGCACCGCCTATGACAAGGTGAAGGTCGAGACCATCCTGTTCGAGATCGAAGCCCGCATCGTTCGCAGCCAGATCCTCTCGGGCGAGCCCCGCATCGACGGCCGCGACACCCGCACCGTGCGCCCCATCGAGATCCGCAACGGCGTGCTGCCGCGCGTGCACGGCTCGGCACTGTTCACACGTGGCGAGACGCAGGCGCTGGTCGCGGCCACCCTCGGCACCGACCGCGACTCGCAGAAGATCGACGCGCTGGCGGGTGAGTTCAGCGAGCACTTCATGCTCCACTACAACATGCCCCCGTTCGCCACCGGCGAAACCGGCCGCGTGGGCTCGCCGAAACGCCGCGAGATCGGCCACGGCCGCCTGGCCAAGCGGGCGCTCGTCGCCGTGCTGCCGGATCGTGTCGAGTTCCCGTACTCGATGCGCGTGGTCTCAGAGATCACCGAGTCGAACGGCTCCTCTTCGATGGCCTCCGTCTGTGGCGGTTGCCTCGCGCTGATGGACGCTGGTGTGCCGCTCAAGGCGCACGTGGCCGGCATCGCCATGGGCCTGATCAAGGACGGCAACCGTTTCGCCGTGCTGACCGACATCCTCGGTGACGAAGATCACCTGGGCGACATGGACTTCAAGGTGGCCGGCACCACCGCCGGCGTGACCGCCCTGCAGATGGACATCAAGATCCAGGGCATCACCAAGGAAATCATGCAGGTGGCTCTGGCCCAGGCCAAGGAAGCCCGCCTGCACATCCTCGGCAAGATGACCGAAGCGATGGGTGAGGCCAAGGCCGAGGTGTCGCAGTTCGCGCCGCGCCTGTACACGATGAAGATCAACCCCGAGAAGATTCGTGACGTGATCGGCAAGGGCGGCGCCACCATCCGCGCGCTGACCGAAGAGACCGGCACCACGATCGACATCGGCGAAGACGGCACCATCACCATCGCCTCGGCCGATGCCGACAAGGCGGCCTACGCCAAGAAGCGCATCGAAGAGATCACCGCCGAGGTGGAAGTGGGCAAGATCTACGAAGGCCCGGTCACCAAGATCCTGGAGTTCGGTGCGCTCGTGAACCTGCTCCCGGGCAAGGACGGCCTGCTGCACATCAGCCAGATCGCGCACCAGCGTGTCGAAAAGGTCACCGACTTCCTGAAGGAAGGCCAGATCGTCAAGGTCAAGGTGCTCGAGACCGACGAGAAGGGCCGCGTCAAGCTGTCGATGAAGGCGCTGATCGAACGCGAGCCGCAGGCTTCCGCCACGCAGGAGTGATGCTGCTGGGCGGTGTGTCTGCCGCCCAGCGAATCGTTGTGCCATGAAAGCCATCGAAATCTCGTCCTACGGCAAGCCGGACGTGCTGCGGCCGGCCGAACGTCCTACGCCCTCTGCGGGCGCGGGTGAGGTGCTGATCCGCGTGAGCGCTTCGGGGGTCAATCGGCCCGATGTGCTCCAGCGCAAGGGGCACTATCCGG
This genomic window contains:
- a CDS encoding chemotaxis protein CheX translates to MSALKESDLRLFVDSVRRYFDVTSRIEPEITSAYLGVDAMPGHDFNGIVSFSGRYRGQVVVSLPAAALKELLLIQKETDLSQSSLLDAVGEIANTLAGNARRTLGKDLEISVPKVVHGKPSGGTRTRQHPYVITFRWNRYPGVVCVDLAEAA
- a CDS encoding response regulator — protein: MKLLVVDDSNMVRSRIARVVQSGTLGEVTLLGLARNGEEALRAARTAAPDVVTMDLTMPEMDGLECIPVLLAMHPRTRILVISALDDKSTAIRALRLGAHGFLPKPFTDDGLQLALKGLFEHHL
- a CDS encoding ATP-binding protein; amino-acid sequence: MSSPGAPGLAISPALPSAPPLLRRAGRKVQLNLGKYREIIIAVAFFLLFDLAVLVLNFYVSFQIAEDAVSINLAGRQRMLSQRMSKALYASELASASGPIPQSLLDELHNASRLFDNTLQGFRNGAQVTGGDGRQVFLPAASGPKSADILNRALALWEPWRRQMDLLRESGSASHAAYVKAAADYARANNLALLGMMNELTTDLESAASQRASVLRMVQTGGIVLALLNFLFILFKFIRRLRQSDAAVEQASGETQEILSVVREGLFLLTPEMTLGTQISNSVSGMFGRPAQAGDNFILLLSPLVSAKTLEDARGYIELLFTPHVKEDLVQSINPLTEVELTQTDTLGQKRQRFLSMQFSRVVEDKSVKHLLVTVQDVTPRIELERKLEGEQKRAQREFDLLVQAFEADPAALAAFVERTEGSLLEVNDLLRQVDAGSDAKQLRRTVDRIYRHVHAVKGEAAMLSLELLASTAHEFESHLQPLREAASMSGEALLALPLPLEELLTRLQALKRSVLRDRHRLPQVAPQPGVDGLGAQLSALVERIGEDTDKPARLHAKLDAITDLPTRVRDALTQIAVQLVRNAVVHGVEDAATREARGKPVRARIDVEVARDETDQVHLLVRDDGGGLNPERVRQRLLSLGWFNEAQLAEMSVSQIVAQVFKPGFSTAEVTGEHAGRGVGLDIVAHEVRRLGARLLVSSRAQEGTTFRVRLAT
- a CDS encoding ABC transporter ATP-binding protein; this encodes MKNFIQVQQAEMVFNTKKGRFHALRDINLDVAQGEFVTLIGHSGCGKSTLLNLIAGLTLPTSGALLCDNREIASPGPERAVVFQNHSLLPWLTCFENVHLAVERVFGGKESKAQLKQRTNAALELVNMGHAASKRPHEISGGMKQRVGIARALAMEPKVLLMDEPFGALDALTRAHLQDELLKIVARTKSTVVMVTHDVDEAVLLSDRIVMMTNGPAATIGEILAIDLPRPRNRVDLAEDTRYVHYRKEVLDFLYTRHGHVEKAAA
- the ntrB gene encoding nitrate ABC transporter permease gives rise to the protein MVSAVFHSPLDASKQERAARAAANATKPAAAVAAPSPKPATMPFDWSALWLKVLPPIIGIALLVGIWHLLTMKGGNFPTPGATFDEAIKVFSDPFYSKGPNDQGIGWNILFSLQRVAVGFGLAALVGIPMGFMIGRFAFLSNMVSPLISLLRPVSPLAWLPIGLLVFKAANPAAIWTIFICSIWPMIINTAVGVQRVPSDYLNVARVLNLSEWKVITQILFPAVLPYMLTGVRLSVGTAWLVIVAAEMLTGGVGIGFWVWDEWNNLNVTHILIAIFVIGIVGLLLEWLLVTVAKKFTYAET
- a CDS encoding CmpA/NrtA family ABC transporter substrate-binding protein, which translates into the protein MTIDRKAHMSRRTVIKAAAATSAAGLVPGLNTAVYAAGSDKPEKEEVRIGFIPLTDCASVVMASVLGFDKKYGVKIIPTKEASWAGVRDKLVNGELDMAHVLYGLIYGVHLGIAGPKKDMAVLMTLNNNGQAITLSKKLADKGAVDGPSLAKVMAAEKREYTFAQTFPTGTHAMWIYYWLASAGINPFKDAKAITVPPPQMVANMRVGNMDGFCVGEPWGHRAIMDGIGITAVTTQDIWKDHPEKVLGTTGDFVKKYPNTTRAVMMAILEAGRWIDAGLQNKMKMAETVADKSYVNTGVDAINQRILGRYQNGLGKTWDDPNHMKFFNDGAVNFPYLSDGMWFLTQHKRWGLIKEHPDYLNVAKQINQIDLYKSVASAMKISVPKDVMRTSKLIDGVVWDGKDPKKYADGFAIKA
- a CDS encoding ANTAR domain-containing response regulator — translated: MKAPLRPAIPSTTLRIVIVAPDLAPDASDPDAGTEAERSRALRIGLLEHGYNIVAVLPADVFLPDRLAQIAPDMIIVDAESQARDTLEHVVMATREERRPIVLFTNDDDTTHVGAAIAAGVTAYVVAGLAPERVKPVLDVAMARFQHEEGLRRELADARTELSDRKLIDRAKALLIRHHGLSEEEAYARLRRTAMEKRLKLADVAQRLIDVSDLLG
- the tsaD gene encoding tRNA (adenosine(37)-N6)-threonylcarbamoyltransferase complex transferase subunit TsaD produces the protein MNVLGVESSCDETGVALVDADTSGVPKLLAQALHSQIDMHQAYGGVVPELASRDHIRRVLPLTGHVLSESGRSLEDIDVVAYTRGPGLAGALLVGAGVACALAAALGKPVVGVHHLEGHLLSPFLAADPPEFPFVALLVSGGHTQLMRVDDVGSYELLGETIDDAAGEAFDKSAKMLGLGYPGGPALARLAEFGSGDAFELPRPLLHSGNLDFSFAGLKTAVRTQVLKFGTNVCEQDKAHLAASTQQAIVDVLVKKSLAALKQTGLKRLVVAGGVGANARLREQLNAACAKRGVKVHYPELALCTDNGAMIALAAAMRLQRGLAQPRQEYGFDVQPRWDLSTV